In the Entelurus aequoreus isolate RoL-2023_Sb linkage group LG21, RoL_Eaeq_v1.1, whole genome shotgun sequence genome, ACTCTTGCTTGTCTCTGCAGAGTCGTCCAAGCCTGAGGAATGCATCTGTAGGGGGTGGCACCTTTTTGTAACCTATGTGAACACAGGTGGAGACTAACAAATCCTAcctcatatccccccccccccccccccccccgctttatattcattgtttgttttttctcaTGTAAGTGATATCAGGAGGAGTTGATGAAGTGAACATCTCGACTGTAAGCACTTGTTGGACTAAGTGTTCCGCCACCTGGAAGTCAACAAAGCATGAAGATGAGCTGCTGTGTGTCTGAAGGAACCTTTCTCGGAGAACGACTATTCACCATCGTGTCAGTCAACACTTTAGCCACTTGTTCCTCTTGAATTCCATAATGGctacaaattatattttttaacaaatctaGTGTTTTTTTCTTGAGCAGAAGTCTCTGCTGCCTTCACATAAACATGCAGGCATTACATAGTGTACAAATAAAAGCCCTCTCTGCTGTCCAGCTTCACTTTAATCACAAGCAGCATCCTGTATCTTCTCAGTCTTGTGTCTTAAAAGTCCAATAGTTTGACTGATTTTGTGTGAGATGGATAGAGAGAAAGAAGCACCTTTTTATAAGTTTCATATTGTGGTGTTGTATGCCGTTCTTCAGGGTTCCACTGGAGACAGCATGCTGTGTGCAAGAATGACCAGTGTCTAGTGCTTTGTCTGCTGTGTTGTGTGCTTTCCCTCCTTGTGTCAATGACTACAAGCAAACAGACTGGAGTTGGACTAATTCAGCGATGTGAAGATGCCGCATGTTTCCACATAATTTATTTCATGTCCTCCTTTCAATCAGTGAGTCAACTTTGAAGGGTGTTTGGTCCCAGTTTGTACCAAATATTTCCCGCCCAATGAGTAGTGTCTTCAGACCAGCAGGAATCATGAacagtgcaaaaaataaaaaataaatctatccaaatatttgtatatttttttattgtatttatgggCTTTATGCATAAATATGTGTGCAAGAGAGAGTGCATGTGTGGAGAACTTAATTTTTGTGTGTAATTAGCTTAGAAGAGAAGCATTTGATCCACCAAAAATGTCATGAATTTTGTGTTTGTATTAATTGCCCATCCCCCAAATCTACATTGTATATGAAAAAGTGTACTTTCAAGTACACATTGTAATTTAATGACAGTTTTAATTGAATCACAATTCCTACTCTCACCTCATATTTCATTCAGTTTATTtgtaaatttgtattatttgaaaTGGTCCCAATTTGTTTCAGGAAAGCGATCTTTCAATTGATCATGTAAAACAGACAAATACTGAATAAAAGGTATTTTTTGTGTTCTGTAGCTCTTTGAAACGTGTATTTTGTTTAATGTAACATGGATTACCACACCTGCACTATTTATGGAGAATATCCTCTGAAGAATGTCAAACAATTTCAGTGTAACTTAAGTCATCAAATTAGCATTTTGTAAAGTTCAAAGTTATAACAATCCTAAATACACATTACTCAAGTAAGTCAAAAGCTTAAACTTGTACTCATTGTTCTCAGTCCAAAGTTCAGTTGTCCATCTCACAACACCAATATGGATTGTATTCTTGTTTATGTCTCCAGAGCTGCTTGTGCTTTCTGCACAGCAGCCTCCAGCATGGTACGCTCACTTAGCAGCTGGTGGAGAACACCTGTGTCCATCTCCAGCAGCATGCCTACACAAAGAGGGAACTGGAAATAAATGTTTACCTAGTTGGTTGAGATGGCGGAACACGCTGTAGTCTTATTTTACCGGTAATGTCGTGTGCATGACACTGGTCTAATTTCTCCACCAGTGAGAAAAGCTTTTCTCCCAACCTCTCTGCATCTTCAGTGTCTGAAAAGTCACTGATGTCTGTCTCCTCCACATGCTGTCTGTAAAAATCACATATCaggaagaaaatcttatattagACCGTTGATTGATTCAAATGTTCTCATTTCTCATGCGAAAAAGTAAATACAAAGTAGGCTTCACTATAATTCACCTTTAAGTGCAAATATGAGAATGATCAAAGCCAGAATATAAGTCACATACTCTTTTAAAGTCCTGAGCGCTTTGTTCACCTGCTCTTCCAGCTGTTTGGGATCTGAGAGAAGGTTTAAAACCGCCTTCTTGTGCTGCTCCAGTAACATACCTTGTGGAAATTAAGCAAAATGTGCATCTTCATACACAATAAACAATGATTTGAACAAGACTGTTTGACCAATGTGTTGTTCAGAGATGTTGATATGAAGCAGTACATTAAACGAGAAGCTAACAAACCGGTGATCTTCTGTGAGTAACCAGTGTCGAAAACATTTACAAGGTCAAAAAGCTGCTCGCCCAAAGAGTCTGAAGACACCGAAAGGTCATCTTCTTCTTTACTCTTTATTTTGCTGCAACTGAACATGTGTATGAGTCAAATACATCTCAAACTTAATTCAATCCGGTCTCCTCTTCTGCATGTACCTGGGCTCTTTCTGGTCCAACTGCAAAGCGCCAACTGCTTTTTCCACAGCTGCATTGAGCATGGCCTCATCTTGCAGTATCTGACTCAAAACATGACCAGGAAGTTCCAGCAGCATACCTGGAGGGAATGGATGCAGGTACATACTTCACATGGTTTGTATATACAGTGTTA is a window encoding:
- the LOC133638507 gene encoding uncharacterized protein LOC133638507 isoform X1, which encodes MEEEEALGEQLYSRIYPKHSDDAGKLTGMLLELPGHVLSQILQDEAMLNAAVEKAVGALQLDQKEPSCSKIKSKEEDDLSVSSDSLGEQLFDLVNVFDTGYSQKITGMLLEQHKKAVLNLLSDPKQLEEQVNKALRTLKEQHVEETDISDFSDTEDAERLGEKLFSLVEKLDQCHAHDITGMLLEMDTGVLHQLLSERTMLEAAVQKAQAALET
- the LOC133638507 gene encoding uncharacterized protein LOC133638507 isoform X2, translating into MEEEEALGEQLYSRIYPKHSDDAGKLTGMLLELPGHVLSQILQDEAMLNAAVEKAVGALQLDQKEPSCSKIKSKEEDDLSVSSDSLGEQLFDLVNVFDTGYSQKITGMLLEQHKKAVLNLLSDPKQLEEQVNKALRTLKEQHVEETDISDFSDTEDAERLGEKLFSLVEKLDQCHAHDITVPSLCRHAAGDGHRCSPPAAK